The Clostridiales bacterium FE2011 sequence GTGGGATATCCTCGTCCGCAAGGACTGATCCCTGATTTAAATTCACCACCGTGACAAGGGGACGGTTCTCTTGTCACGGTTTTATTTACTTTCCTGGTTGTGCTGTGCTATCATTTCCCGGTACTCACTTCATCAATAATTATCAGGAGAGCGAACCATGAACCAGAACGACTCACTGAAATGGTATCAGGATCACACCGAAGAGTTTATCGCCCGCACTGCGGACGTGGATATGACCGCGCATTACAGCCGTTTCCTGGAGCAGGTTGCCCCGGGCGGACACATCCTGGATCTCGGCTGCGGCGCCGGCAAAGCCTCCCTGTATTTCACACAGAAAGGCTATCAGGTGCTGGCTGTGGACGGCTGCAAGGAGCTGTGCGATTTCACCCGGAAGCGCGTCGGCTGCCCTGTCCGGCATATGTTCTTTGAAGAGCTGGACTACACCGACACCTTTGACGCGGTCTGGGCCTGCGCTTCCCTGCTGCACGTGTGCAAAGCCGACCTGCCCGACATTTTCCGCCGCATTCACCGCGCCCTGAAGCCGGGCGGCGTCTTCTACGCCTCCTTCAAATACGGAACGGAAGAGCGGGAAAAGAACGGCAGGCTCTTCTCCGACTTCACGGAGGAATCCCTCCGCGCCCTGACGGATGAAGTCGGCGGTTTCCGGATCACGGACATGTGGCTGACCCATGACGCCCGTCCGGAACGCCAGGATGAGAGCTGGGTCAACATGTTCTGCATTGCTGAGAAAGCCGAATGAGGTCCACAAGATGAAATTCACAACCATTCTCTGGGATGTGGACGGCACCCTCCTGGATTTCAAGGCCGCCGAGAAAGCGGCTGTCCAGGCCCTGTTCCGGGAATTCGGCCTTGGCGAATGTACGGATGAAATGGTGCGGCACTACTCACGAATCAACGAAGTTTTCTGGGAGCGGCTGGAGCGGAACGAGCTCACCAAGCCCCAGATCCTGGTAGGCCGGTTTGCGCAGTTCTTCACCGAGATCGGCGTTCCCGCCTCCCTGGCGCCGGCGTTCAATGACCGGTACCAGCTTGCCCTGGGTGACACCATCGTCTTCCGGGATGACAGCATCAATATCGTCCGGTCCCTCCGGGGCAAAGTGAAGCAGTATGCCGTCACCAACGGAACCGTGGCCGCCCAGAATAAAAAACTGACTCATTCCGGCTTGAAGGATCTGTTGGACGGTGCCTTCCTTTCTGAAGGCGTGGGCGCTGAAAAGCCCAACATGGGCTTCTTCAATGCTGTGTTTGATGTCCTCCGGCCCACGGATCTGTCAAAGATCCTGATCGTCGGTGATTCCCTCACCAGCGATATCCGCGGCGGCAACAACGCCGGTATCAAAACCTGCTGGTATAACCCGGACCGTCTGCCCGCAAGACCAGGTTATGCCATCGACTACACCATCTCCGACCTCCACGAGGTGCTGGAAATACTCCAAAACTGAACGTCAAAACCGGACCCGCCCAGGGTTCGGTTTTTTCATGCCGGAAACCATATAATCCGGGACAGTCCCGCTGTTTCATGATATACTGTTTACAGAAGAAATGAACGTCCTTTCAGCCTATCCACAGAAGCGGAGGTGAGCAGGAATATGATTTACATTACCGGAGATACGCACGGCGATTTCAGCCGCCTTTTTGCATTCTGCCAGCGTTTTGAAACCACCCGGGAGGATATCATGATCATCCTGGGCGACGCCGGCTTCAACTTCTTCGGCGGACAGCGGGATGCCAACAGCAAGCACAATGTTTCCGAGCTGCCGATCACGGTCTTCTCCATTCACGGTAATCATGAGATGCGCCCGGCCACCCTGCCCTCCTACCGCGTTGCCGAATGGCACGGCGGTAAAGTCTATGTGGAGGACGCTTACCCGAACCTGCTCTTTGCCATGGACGGCGAGGTCTACGATCTGGGCGGCATCCAGACCGTGGTCATCGGCGGCGCCTACAGCGTGGACAAGTTCTACCGCCTGGCCAACGGCTGGAACTGGTGGGCGGATGAGCAGCCGTCCGACGCCATCAAACAGAAGGTGGAAAGCACCCTGGCCGCCCGGAACTGGCAGGTGGACGCGGTACTGTCCCACACCACGCCGCTCAAATATGTGCCCACGGAGGTATTCCTCACCTTCATTGACCAGCGCGTGGTGGACAAGACCACCGAGATCTGGCTGGACAGCATTGATGATCGGCTGACCTACAGGCACTGGTACGCCGGGCATTTCCATACGGAAAAGGATATCGACAAGCTGACCCTCCTCTTCGGTTCCATCCGGGAATTCAAAGCGTAGTCAATACAGAAACACAATAAAGCGGCAGGGAGTTTGACTCCCCGCCGCTCGTTTTTACTCTTCGCTGCCGCTTTCATACGGCTGCTCGGGTTTTTCCTTCAGTTTTGCCTGTTCTTTCCAATATT is a genomic window containing:
- a CDS encoding class I SAM-dependent methyltransferase translates to MNQNDSLKWYQDHTEEFIARTADVDMTAHYSRFLEQVAPGGHILDLGCGAGKASLYFTQKGYQVLAVDGCKELCDFTRKRVGCPVRHMFFEELDYTDTFDAVWACASLLHVCKADLPDIFRRIHRALKPGGVFYASFKYGTEEREKNGRLFSDFTEESLRALTDEVGGFRITDMWLTHDARPERQDESWVNMFCIAEKAE
- a CDS encoding YjjG family noncanonical pyrimidine nucleotidase, producing the protein MKFTTILWDVDGTLLDFKAAEKAAVQALFREFGLGECTDEMVRHYSRINEVFWERLERNELTKPQILVGRFAQFFTEIGVPASLAPAFNDRYQLALGDTIVFRDDSINIVRSLRGKVKQYAVTNGTVAAQNKKLTHSGLKDLLDGAFLSEGVGAEKPNMGFFNAVFDVLRPTDLSKILIVGDSLTSDIRGGNNAGIKTCWYNPDRLPARPGYAIDYTISDLHEVLEILQN
- a CDS encoding metallophosphoesterase, producing the protein MIYITGDTHGDFSRLFAFCQRFETTREDIMIILGDAGFNFFGGQRDANSKHNVSELPITVFSIHGNHEMRPATLPSYRVAEWHGGKVYVEDAYPNLLFAMDGEVYDLGGIQTVVIGGAYSVDKFYRLANGWNWWADEQPSDAIKQKVESTLAARNWQVDAVLSHTTPLKYVPTEVFLTFIDQRVVDKTTEIWLDSIDDRLTYRHWYAGHFHTEKDIDKLTLLFGSIREFKA